One window from the genome of Osmerus eperlanus chromosome 1, fOsmEpe2.1, whole genome shotgun sequence encodes:
- the atf7b gene encoding cyclic AMP-dependent transcription factor ATF-7b isoform X3: MSVSSCEMGDDRPFVCTAPGCGQRFTNEDHLSVHKHKHEMTLKFGPARTDSVIIADQTPTPTRFLKNCEEVGLFNELASSFEQEFRKAHEDDQRSKNPLPAPQVPPLQTPSEVKEEDDGPLEVDSSPPGSPDSTSSMSDSSKEPMETPPKPVVSSAPTPTIVRPGSLPLHLGYDPLHPTLPSPTSVITQTPPSNRQLSSPTGSYPLVMHLPNGQTVPLLPSPVQMPSVISLARPLNMVPNIPGIPGPPISGTSSGSSSPSGYSLHSDAKMRLKAVLTQQNGAGGGTGSSPAVPQRHEHSQQPTQHSDAPSPAQPQVSPAQPTGGRRRRGAETDPDERRQRFLERNRAAASRCRQKRKVWVCSLEKKAEDLANMNVSLTNEVGLLRNEVTQLKQLLLAHKDCPVTAMQKKAAYLASNSFI; this comes from the exons ATGTCGG TATCTTCGTGTGAAATGGGGGACGATCGACCATTTGTGTGCACAGCCCCTGGCTGTGGCCAG AGATTTACTAATGAGGACCATCTGTCagtccacaaacacaagcacgaAATGACCCTCAAGTTTGGTCCTGCCCGTACTGATTCTGTCATCATTGCAg AccagacacccacacccacTCGCTTCCTCAAGAACTGTGAAGAGGTCGGACTGTTCAATGAACTCGCCAGCTCATTTGAGCAAGAGTTTCGGAAAGCCCATGAGGACGACCAGAGGTCTAAAAACCCG cttcctgctcctcaGGTTCCACCTCTGCAGACACCATCTGAGGTGAAGGAAGAAGATGATGGGCCACTAGAAGttgactcctcccctccaggaAGTCCTGACTCTACCTCCAGTATGTCAGACAGCAGCAAAGAGCCaatg GAGACTCCCCCAAAGCCAGTGGTGAGCTCTGCCCCCACTCCAACTATTGTGCGTCCTGGTTCACTTCCTCTTCACCTTGGTTATGACCCCCTGCACCCCACTCTACCATCTCCAACGTCTGTCATCACGCAAACTCCGCCCTCCAACAGACAACTAAG TTCTCCAACAGGCTCTTACCCTCTGGTAATGCACCTCCCAAATGGACAGACGGTCCCTTTGCTTCCCAGTCCAGTGCAGATGCCCTCTGTCATATCT CTTGCCAGACCATTGAACATGGTTCCTAACATCCCTGGGATTCCTGGCCCACCCATCAGTGGCACTAGTAgtggctcctcctccccatctgggTACAGTCTGCACTCGGATGCCAAAATG CGACTGAAGGCAGTGCTGACCCAGCAGAACGGGGCTGGTGGGGGGACTGGGTCCAGCCCTGCTGTTCCTCAGAGACACGAACACAGCCAGCAGCCCACTCAGCACTCTGATGCACCCTCACCTGCCCAGCCTCAG gtGTCTCCTGCTCAGCCAACGGGAGGCCGGCggcggaggggggcagagacggATCCTGATGAGAGGAGGCAGCGCTTCCTTGAGAGGAACCGAGCAGCAGCCTCCCGCTGCCGACAGAAGCGGAAGGTCTGGGTCTGCTCCCTGGAGAAGAAGGCTGAGGACCTGGCCAACATgaatgtctctctcact AATGAAGTGGGTTTGCTGAGGAACGAGGTGACCCAACTGAAGCAGCTTCTTCTGGCTCACAAAGACTGTCCTGTCACTGCCATGCAGAAAAAGGCTGCTTATCTCG CCTCCAACTCATTCATCTAA
- the atf7b gene encoding cyclic AMP-dependent transcription factor ATF-7b isoform X2, with protein MSVSSCEMGDDRPFVCTAPGCGQRFTNEDHLSVHKHKHEMTLKFGPARTDSVIIADQTPTPTRFLKNCEEVGLFNELASSFEQEFRKAHEDDQRSKNPLPAPQVPPLQTPSEVKEEDDGPLEVDSSPPGSPDSTSSMSDSSKEPMETPPKPVVSSAPTPTIVRPGSLPLHLGYDPLHPTLPSPTSVITQTPPSNRQLSSPTGSYPLVMHLPNGQTVPLLPSPVQMPSVISLARPLNMVPNIPGIPGPPISGTSSGSSSPSGYSLHSDAKMVSPAQPTGGRRRRGAETDPDERRQRFLERNRAAASRCRQKRKVWVCSLEKKAEDLANMNVSLTNEVGLLRNEVTQLKQLLLAHKDCPVTAMQKKAAYLAAGGEESSRDPSEPTGSPAAVIQHGPSTPALSPQATINGLSVRAAEAVAMSVLAGMGAGQPGGVVMATQSQPTPR; from the exons ATGTCGG TATCTTCGTGTGAAATGGGGGACGATCGACCATTTGTGTGCACAGCCCCTGGCTGTGGCCAG AGATTTACTAATGAGGACCATCTGTCagtccacaaacacaagcacgaAATGACCCTCAAGTTTGGTCCTGCCCGTACTGATTCTGTCATCATTGCAg AccagacacccacacccacTCGCTTCCTCAAGAACTGTGAAGAGGTCGGACTGTTCAATGAACTCGCCAGCTCATTTGAGCAAGAGTTTCGGAAAGCCCATGAGGACGACCAGAGGTCTAAAAACCCG cttcctgctcctcaGGTTCCACCTCTGCAGACACCATCTGAGGTGAAGGAAGAAGATGATGGGCCACTAGAAGttgactcctcccctccaggaAGTCCTGACTCTACCTCCAGTATGTCAGACAGCAGCAAAGAGCCaatg GAGACTCCCCCAAAGCCAGTGGTGAGCTCTGCCCCCACTCCAACTATTGTGCGTCCTGGTTCACTTCCTCTTCACCTTGGTTATGACCCCCTGCACCCCACTCTACCATCTCCAACGTCTGTCATCACGCAAACTCCGCCCTCCAACAGACAACTAAG TTCTCCAACAGGCTCTTACCCTCTGGTAATGCACCTCCCAAATGGACAGACGGTCCCTTTGCTTCCCAGTCCAGTGCAGATGCCCTCTGTCATATCT CTTGCCAGACCATTGAACATGGTTCCTAACATCCCTGGGATTCCTGGCCCACCCATCAGTGGCACTAGTAgtggctcctcctccccatctgggTACAGTCTGCACTCGGATGCCAAAATG gtGTCTCCTGCTCAGCCAACGGGAGGCCGGCggcggaggggggcagagacggATCCTGATGAGAGGAGGCAGCGCTTCCTTGAGAGGAACCGAGCAGCAGCCTCCCGCTGCCGACAGAAGCGGAAGGTCTGGGTCTGCTCCCTGGAGAAGAAGGCTGAGGACCTGGCCAACATgaatgtctctctcact AATGAAGTGGGTTTGCTGAGGAACGAGGTGACCCAACTGAAGCAGCTTCTTCTGGCTCACAAAGACTGTCCTGTCACTGCCATGCAGAAAAAGGCTGCTTATCTCG ctgcagggggagaggagagttctAGGGACCCGTCTGAGCCCACAGGCTCTCCCGCAGCAGTCATCCAGCATGGGCCTTCCACCCCCGCCCTCAGCCCACAGGCCACCATCAACGGGCTGAGTGTCCGGGCTGCAGAGGCTGTTGCCATGTCAGTCTTGGCTGGAATGGGTGCGGGCCAGCCGGGTGGGGTTGTCATGGCTACACAGTCTCAGCCAACCCCCAGATGA
- the atf7b gene encoding cyclic AMP-dependent transcription factor ATF-7b isoform X1: MSVSSCEMGDDRPFVCTAPGCGQRFTNEDHLSVHKHKHEMTLKFGPARTDSVIIADQTPTPTRFLKNCEEVGLFNELASSFEQEFRKAHEDDQRSKNPLPAPQVPPLQTPSEVKEEDDGPLEVDSSPPGSPDSTSSMSDSSKEPMETPPKPVVSSAPTPTIVRPGSLPLHLGYDPLHPTLPSPTSVITQTPPSNRQLSSPTGSYPLVMHLPNGQTVPLLPSPVQMPSVISLARPLNMVPNIPGIPGPPISGTSSGSSSPSGYSLHSDAKMRLKAVLTQQNGAGGGTGSSPAVPQRHEHSQQPTQHSDAPSPAQPQVSPAQPTGGRRRRGAETDPDERRQRFLERNRAAASRCRQKRKVWVCSLEKKAEDLANMNVSLTNEVGLLRNEVTQLKQLLLAHKDCPVTAMQKKAAYLAAGGEESSRDPSEPTGSPAAVIQHGPSTPALSPQATINGLSVRAAEAVAMSVLAGMGAGQPGGVVMATQSQPTPR, encoded by the exons ATGTCGG TATCTTCGTGTGAAATGGGGGACGATCGACCATTTGTGTGCACAGCCCCTGGCTGTGGCCAG AGATTTACTAATGAGGACCATCTGTCagtccacaaacacaagcacgaAATGACCCTCAAGTTTGGTCCTGCCCGTACTGATTCTGTCATCATTGCAg AccagacacccacacccacTCGCTTCCTCAAGAACTGTGAAGAGGTCGGACTGTTCAATGAACTCGCCAGCTCATTTGAGCAAGAGTTTCGGAAAGCCCATGAGGACGACCAGAGGTCTAAAAACCCG cttcctgctcctcaGGTTCCACCTCTGCAGACACCATCTGAGGTGAAGGAAGAAGATGATGGGCCACTAGAAGttgactcctcccctccaggaAGTCCTGACTCTACCTCCAGTATGTCAGACAGCAGCAAAGAGCCaatg GAGACTCCCCCAAAGCCAGTGGTGAGCTCTGCCCCCACTCCAACTATTGTGCGTCCTGGTTCACTTCCTCTTCACCTTGGTTATGACCCCCTGCACCCCACTCTACCATCTCCAACGTCTGTCATCACGCAAACTCCGCCCTCCAACAGACAACTAAG TTCTCCAACAGGCTCTTACCCTCTGGTAATGCACCTCCCAAATGGACAGACGGTCCCTTTGCTTCCCAGTCCAGTGCAGATGCCCTCTGTCATATCT CTTGCCAGACCATTGAACATGGTTCCTAACATCCCTGGGATTCCTGGCCCACCCATCAGTGGCACTAGTAgtggctcctcctccccatctgggTACAGTCTGCACTCGGATGCCAAAATG CGACTGAAGGCAGTGCTGACCCAGCAGAACGGGGCTGGTGGGGGGACTGGGTCCAGCCCTGCTGTTCCTCAGAGACACGAACACAGCCAGCAGCCCACTCAGCACTCTGATGCACCCTCACCTGCCCAGCCTCAG gtGTCTCCTGCTCAGCCAACGGGAGGCCGGCggcggaggggggcagagacggATCCTGATGAGAGGAGGCAGCGCTTCCTTGAGAGGAACCGAGCAGCAGCCTCCCGCTGCCGACAGAAGCGGAAGGTCTGGGTCTGCTCCCTGGAGAAGAAGGCTGAGGACCTGGCCAACATgaatgtctctctcact AATGAAGTGGGTTTGCTGAGGAACGAGGTGACCCAACTGAAGCAGCTTCTTCTGGCTCACAAAGACTGTCCTGTCACTGCCATGCAGAAAAAGGCTGCTTATCTCG ctgcagggggagaggagagttctAGGGACCCGTCTGAGCCCACAGGCTCTCCCGCAGCAGTCATCCAGCATGGGCCTTCCACCCCCGCCCTCAGCCCACAGGCCACCATCAACGGGCTGAGTGTCCGGGCTGCAGAGGCTGTTGCCATGTCAGTCTTGGCTGGAATGGGTGCGGGCCAGCCGGGTGGGGTTGTCATGGCTACACAGTCTCAGCCAACCCCCAGATGA
- the atf7b gene encoding cyclic AMP-dependent transcription factor ATF-7b isoform X4, whose amino-acid sequence MSVSSCEMGDDRPFVCTAPGCGQRFTNEDHLSVHKHKHEMTLKFGPARTDSVIIADQTPTPTRFLKNCEEVGLFNELASSFEQEFRKAHEDDQRSKNPLPAPQVPPLQTPSEVKEEDDGPLEVDSSPPGSPDSTSSMSDSSKEPMETPPKPVVSSAPTPTIVRPGSLPLHLGYDPLHPTLPSPTSVITQTPPSNRQLSSPTGSYPLVMHLPNGQTVPLLPSPVQMPSVISLARPLNMVPNIPGIPGPPISGTSSGSSSPSGYSLHSDAKMRLKAVLTQQNGAGGGTGSSPAVPQRHEHSQQPTQHSDAPSPAQPQVSPAQPTGGRRRRGAETDPDERRQRFLERNRAAASRCRQKRKVWVCSLEKKAEDLANMNVSLTNEVGLLRNEVTQLKQLLLAHKDCPVTAMQKKAAYLG is encoded by the exons ATGTCGG TATCTTCGTGTGAAATGGGGGACGATCGACCATTTGTGTGCACAGCCCCTGGCTGTGGCCAG AGATTTACTAATGAGGACCATCTGTCagtccacaaacacaagcacgaAATGACCCTCAAGTTTGGTCCTGCCCGTACTGATTCTGTCATCATTGCAg AccagacacccacacccacTCGCTTCCTCAAGAACTGTGAAGAGGTCGGACTGTTCAATGAACTCGCCAGCTCATTTGAGCAAGAGTTTCGGAAAGCCCATGAGGACGACCAGAGGTCTAAAAACCCG cttcctgctcctcaGGTTCCACCTCTGCAGACACCATCTGAGGTGAAGGAAGAAGATGATGGGCCACTAGAAGttgactcctcccctccaggaAGTCCTGACTCTACCTCCAGTATGTCAGACAGCAGCAAAGAGCCaatg GAGACTCCCCCAAAGCCAGTGGTGAGCTCTGCCCCCACTCCAACTATTGTGCGTCCTGGTTCACTTCCTCTTCACCTTGGTTATGACCCCCTGCACCCCACTCTACCATCTCCAACGTCTGTCATCACGCAAACTCCGCCCTCCAACAGACAACTAAG TTCTCCAACAGGCTCTTACCCTCTGGTAATGCACCTCCCAAATGGACAGACGGTCCCTTTGCTTCCCAGTCCAGTGCAGATGCCCTCTGTCATATCT CTTGCCAGACCATTGAACATGGTTCCTAACATCCCTGGGATTCCTGGCCCACCCATCAGTGGCACTAGTAgtggctcctcctccccatctgggTACAGTCTGCACTCGGATGCCAAAATG CGACTGAAGGCAGTGCTGACCCAGCAGAACGGGGCTGGTGGGGGGACTGGGTCCAGCCCTGCTGTTCCTCAGAGACACGAACACAGCCAGCAGCCCACTCAGCACTCTGATGCACCCTCACCTGCCCAGCCTCAG gtGTCTCCTGCTCAGCCAACGGGAGGCCGGCggcggaggggggcagagacggATCCTGATGAGAGGAGGCAGCGCTTCCTTGAGAGGAACCGAGCAGCAGCCTCCCGCTGCCGACAGAAGCGGAAGGTCTGGGTCTGCTCCCTGGAGAAGAAGGCTGAGGACCTGGCCAACATgaatgtctctctcact AATGAAGTGGGTTTGCTGAGGAACGAGGTGACCCAACTGAAGCAGCTTCTTCTGGCTCACAAAGACTGTCCTGTCACTGCCATGCAGAAAAAGGCTGCTTATCTCG GGtga